From a single Nostoc sp. MS1 genomic region:
- a CDS encoding DUF4385 domain-containing protein, protein MAFDYSLDFKNIDFRQHPDLYRVGKGEQGVLLVEPYKSEILPYWRFKTPDIAKESSQKIYEIFLEYLDKDDFIGADMARKFLQMGYTRSRRYANHKSGRKYKQDDEKKEILPYDVDPVKAESAAIFKTKWIEAKTNDKYLYLLTKHKQMYETT, encoded by the coding sequence ATGGCTTTTGATTATTCTTTAGATTTCAAGAATATAGATTTTCGGCAACATCCTGATCTGTATCGTGTTGGTAAAGGTGAACAGGGTGTACTTTTAGTTGAGCCGTATAAATCAGAGATTCTTCCCTATTGGCGGTTCAAAACTCCTGATATTGCCAAAGAATCAAGCCAAAAGATTTACGAGATTTTTTTGGAGTATTTAGATAAAGATGACTTTATTGGTGCAGATATGGCGCGGAAGTTCTTACAGATGGGCTATACGCGATCGCGCCGCTATGCTAATCATAAAAGTGGCAGAAAATATAAGCAAGATGATGAGAAAAAAGAGATTCTGCCTTATGATGTAGACCCTGTTAAAGCCGAGTCAGCAGCAATATTTAAAACTAAGTGGATAGAAGCAAAAACGAATGATAAATATCTGTATCTATTAACAAAGCATAAACAAATGTATGAAACAACTTAA
- a CDS encoding amino acid transporter — translation MAKRIFSTKHLGRQLMDWLLEENRRKTEGPYRKETAHRQHPWWQVMCLTGVDYFSTLGYQPGIAALAAGALSPIATLILVLLTLFGALPIYRRIAGKSSHGEGSIAMLEHLLSWWQGKLLVLCLLGFVATDFIITITLSAADATAHIIENPLTPNLFHGQSIAITLVLVTLLGAVFLRGFREAIGIAVVLVSVYLLLNIIVIAVGSYQILINPSTIANWQTAVFARHSNIFTIIGVAILLFPRLALGLSGFETGVTVMPLVEGSSTDTHDHPRGRIRNTRKLLTVAALIMSFFLLTSSFITTLLIPAAEFATGGKANGRALAYLAHLHLGNSFGTIYDLSTISILWFAGASAMAGLLNIVPRYLPRYGMAPNWALASRPLVLVYTAIAFVVTIIFRADVEAQGGAYATGVLVLITSAAFAVTLSAHRHNSTKGRFIFGSITLVFIYTTIVNIIERPEGIRIAAFFISAIIITSLVSRVWRSTELRVEQIEFDEIAHQFLAEESQGAIRLIANRLSEGNEQEYSAKEKEVREDNHIPPTDPILFLEIVISDASDFADVIKVQGVQVGDYRILRAKSAAVPNAIAALLLYIRDQTGKIPHAYFGWVEGNPIQYLLRFILFGEGDIAVVTREVLRRAEKNPERRPAVHVGG, via the coding sequence ATGGCTAAACGAATTTTTTCCACAAAACATCTCGGTAGACAGTTGATGGACTGGCTACTAGAAGAAAACAGACGCAAAACAGAAGGCCCTTACCGTAAGGAGACGGCACATCGTCAGCATCCTTGGTGGCAGGTAATGTGCTTGACTGGTGTAGATTATTTTTCTACTCTTGGTTATCAACCAGGTATTGCCGCACTAGCAGCCGGCGCTCTTTCTCCCATAGCTACACTGATTTTAGTTTTATTAACGCTTTTTGGTGCATTACCAATTTATCGCCGCATTGCTGGTAAAAGTTCTCATGGTGAAGGTTCTATTGCCATGTTGGAGCATTTGCTTTCCTGGTGGCAAGGAAAATTACTGGTGTTATGCCTACTTGGTTTCGTGGCGACGGACTTCATCATTACTATTACACTCTCGGCTGCTGATGCTACCGCCCACATCATCGAAAATCCTCTGACACCAAACCTATTTCATGGTCAAAGTATTGCTATCACCCTTGTACTAGTAACCTTATTAGGGGCAGTCTTTTTAAGAGGTTTTCGAGAAGCTATTGGTATTGCAGTAGTTTTGGTAAGCGTTTATCTACTGCTAAATATAATTGTAATTGCGGTTGGCTCGTATCAAATTCTGATTAACCCATCGACGATCGCCAATTGGCAAACAGCAGTTTTTGCTCGTCACTCTAATATTTTTACCATCATCGGCGTAGCTATCCTGTTATTTCCCCGGTTAGCATTGGGGTTATCAGGTTTTGAAACTGGTGTTACCGTTATGCCTTTGGTAGAAGGTAGCAGCACCGATACTCATGATCATCCTAGAGGACGTATCCGCAATACTCGGAAGCTACTGACAGTTGCGGCTTTAATTATGAGTTTCTTTTTGCTCACCAGTAGCTTTATTACCACCTTGCTCATACCAGCCGCAGAATTTGCCACAGGTGGTAAAGCCAATGGACGCGCCCTAGCTTATCTAGCACATCTACATCTAGGTAACAGCTTCGGCACAATTTATGACCTCAGCACAATTTCTATTCTCTGGTTTGCTGGCGCATCGGCAATGGCTGGACTACTAAATATTGTGCCTCGTTATCTGCCACGTTATGGTATGGCTCCAAATTGGGCATTAGCATCCAGACCTTTAGTATTGGTCTATACAGCGATCGCCTTTGTTGTTACCATTATCTTTCGGGCAGATGTGGAAGCCCAAGGTGGAGCTTATGCTACAGGTGTCCTAGTTTTAATTACTTCCGCCGCCTTTGCCGTCACTCTCTCCGCTCACCGTCACAACTCCACAAAGGGTAGATTTATCTTTGGTAGCATTACCTTAGTATTTATATATACGACTATTGTCAACATCATTGAAAGGCCGGAAGGTATTAGAATTGCGGCGTTCTTCATCAGTGCAATTATTATTACCTCCCTAGTCTCCCGCGTTTGGCGGTCAACTGAATTACGGGTAGAGCAAATCGAATTTGACGAAATCGCGCACCAATTTTTAGCCGAAGAAAGCCAAGGAGCAATTCGCCTCATTGCCAATAGATTAAGTGAGGGTAATGAACAAGAGTATTCTGCCAAAGAAAAAGAAGTGCGCGAAGACAACCACATTCCTCCAACCGATCCGATTCTCTTCTTAGAAATCGTCATTTCCGATGCTTCAGACTTTGCTGATGTAATCAAAGTTCAAGGCGTACAAGTCGGAGACTACCGCATCCTCCGCGCTAAAAGTGCCGCCGTACCCAATGCGATCGCAGCTTTACTTCTATATATACGCGATCAAACAGGTAAAATTCCTCATGCTTATTTTGGTTGGGTAGAAGGAAACCCAATCCAATACCTACTGCGTTTCATCTTGTTTGGTGAAGGTGATATTGCTGTAGTCACCCGCGAAGTTCTGCGCCGAGCTGAGAAGAACCCCGAAAGACGGCCTGCTGTGCATGTGGGAGGGTAA
- a CDS encoding murein transglycosylase A, with product MRKTLALVSLSLGIACVNPIAIAQVIDVPSPLPSQPVLPSPGKQPPLKLVEIGNNCVTQDPCLGFDEQLFGMGRPSDRRALLASIDNSLRYLTTNTAKRIYQNYPVRGITLSRVRRSLLRFRQLVVNSRTPAQLQAAVRQEFAFYQSVGNDGKGTVKFTSYYQPVYNASRFRTSIYKYPVYRLPSNFANWPKPHPTRLQLEGEDGLQGDKSPLRGYELLWFSDRLDAYMVQIQGSAQIQLADGSQTAIGYAGGTDYPWTSIGRELAKDGKLPLSGMTLPKMISYFRQQPEELNVYLPRWERFVFFQETGSRPATGSINVPVTPERSIATDKSVMPPGALALINTSIPFPSNAGTMEYRTVSRYVLDQDTGNAIKGPGRVDYFMGTGKLAGDRAGVTGGAGSLYYLLLKR from the coding sequence ATGAGAAAAACCCTTGCTTTGGTTTCCTTGAGTCTGGGAATTGCTTGTGTAAATCCGATCGCAATAGCTCAGGTGATTGATGTTCCGTCACCACTCCCTAGCCAACCTGTATTACCCTCACCTGGAAAACAGCCACCGCTTAAACTTGTAGAGATTGGCAATAACTGTGTTACCCAAGATCCTTGTTTGGGTTTCGATGAGCAACTTTTTGGGATGGGTAGGCCAAGTGACCGCCGGGCGCTATTAGCGTCAATTGATAACAGTCTGCGTTATTTAACGACCAATACCGCCAAACGAATTTATCAAAATTATCCAGTCAGAGGAATTACTCTAAGTCGTGTCCGGCGGAGTTTGCTACGTTTTCGCCAACTAGTTGTCAACTCCAGAACTCCCGCCCAATTGCAAGCTGCTGTGCGGCAAGAGTTTGCTTTTTACCAGTCCGTGGGTAACGATGGCAAGGGTACTGTCAAGTTTACTTCCTACTATCAGCCAGTTTATAACGCCAGCCGTTTTAGGACATCTATATATAAGTATCCTGTTTATCGATTACCATCGAATTTTGCCAATTGGCCTAAACCACATCCCACAAGGCTACAACTGGAAGGAGAAGATGGCTTACAAGGAGATAAAAGCCCATTACGCGGTTATGAATTGCTCTGGTTTAGCGATCGCCTAGATGCGTACATGGTGCAAATTCAAGGTTCTGCCCAAATTCAGTTAGCTGATGGTAGCCAAACTGCGATCGGTTATGCAGGCGGAACTGATTATCCCTGGACTAGCATCGGTCGAGAACTAGCAAAAGATGGCAAACTCCCTTTGTCGGGAATGACACTACCAAAAATGATCAGTTACTTCCGCCAACAGCCAGAGGAACTGAATGTTTATCTCCCACGTTGGGAACGGTTTGTGTTCTTTCAAGAAACAGGTAGTAGACCAGCCACAGGTAGTATTAATGTACCAGTTACACCAGAACGTTCTATTGCCACCGACAAATCTGTAATGCCTCCAGGCGCACTAGCCCTGATCAATACTTCCATTCCCTTCCCCTCTAATGCTGGAACAATGGAGTATCGTACAGTTAGCCGTTATGTCTTAGATCAAGACACAGGTAACGCCATCAAAGGCCCAGGCAGAGTAGATTACTTCATGGGAACCGGGAAACTAGCAGGCGATCGTGCAGGCGTTACAGGCGGCGCTGGTTCACTATATTATTTGCTGCTGAAAAGATGA
- the glsA gene encoding glutaminase A encodes MANKVNQGDLEILPSPLLTVINDLHSKYKSLKEGIVANYIPELAKVDPDLFSISIVTVDGQVYQVGDYQQLFTIQSISKVFAYGLALEDHGRDYVLTRVGVEPTGEAFNAIILDEQSKRPYNPMVNAGAIATTSLIKGAGATERLNRVLEMFHRYIGHDVFVDISVFTSERSTGHRNRAMAHLMLNFGMIDKNIEEALDLYFQQCAVMVNCHDLAVMAATLANRGVNPITGEQAVNSRYIKDILSVMYTCGMYNFAGEWAYKVGIPAKSGVCGGILAVVPNKMGIAVFSPPLDIRGNSVRGVKVCEELSGQLGLHLFECGKFGSGE; translated from the coding sequence ATGGCCAATAAAGTAAATCAAGGAGATTTAGAAATACTTCCTTCTCCCCTATTAACCGTGATCAATGATTTGCATTCTAAATACAAGTCATTAAAAGAAGGGATAGTAGCAAACTACATACCAGAACTGGCCAAAGTTGACCCGGATCTATTTAGTATTTCCATCGTTACGGTAGACGGTCAGGTATATCAGGTAGGAGATTATCAACAACTTTTTACTATTCAGTCAATTTCTAAAGTTTTTGCTTACGGGCTGGCTTTGGAGGATCATGGACGGGATTATGTGTTAACGAGGGTGGGTGTAGAACCCACAGGGGAAGCTTTTAATGCGATTATCTTGGATGAGCAGTCGAAGCGACCTTACAACCCGATGGTAAATGCTGGTGCGATCGCCACCACAAGTTTAATCAAAGGGGCTGGAGCAACAGAACGCCTCAATCGCGTACTGGAAATGTTTCACCGCTACATCGGCCATGACGTATTCGTGGACATTTCTGTATTTACTTCCGAACGCAGCACCGGACACCGTAACCGGGCGATGGCGCACCTCATGCTCAACTTTGGCATGATAGATAAAAATATAGAAGAAGCTTTAGACCTATATTTTCAACAATGTGCTGTGATGGTGAACTGCCATGACTTAGCAGTGATGGCGGCTACTTTAGCTAATCGGGGTGTGAACCCAATCACAGGGGAACAAGCAGTAAATAGTAGATATATAAAAGATATCCTCAGCGTCATGTACACCTGCGGGATGTACAACTTTGCTGGCGAGTGGGCTTATAAAGTTGGTATTCCAGCGAAAAGCGGCGTTTGCGGCGGAATTTTGGCAGTTGTTCCTAATAAAATGGGAATCGCTGTATTTTCCCCACCTTTGGATATCAGAGGTAACAGCGTCCGGGGAGTGAAAGTCTGTGAAGAACTTTCTGGACAGTTGGGGTTACATCTGTTTGAGTGTGGGAAATTTGGGAGTGGGGAGTAG
- a CDS encoding septal ring lytic transglycosylase RlpA family protein: MNQRHLWTIVALSVTVLGTPAVGRTQTTKTTTPAAQILASDVVKVGEFQSRDGKTTSDDVITSIYPHNIGGRKAATLFIRKIPVLTFLSSKPVASAETKIGAIGDAQGEELYTLKAENSVQVASIGDLADSKSQNRSSSDDPVKRASLVAARINQLIRDNVKADQITVSWKGEDPSIASQSQNKSSSSQQSDRYTIKINNQELVEINENTRLADSTSNLANDALQATNRLRRLIGNASPLTAIANLPTSSPKRSRNPIANIQQQIASTIKLTFQGIASFYGHEDGFAGKPTATGERFNPNAMTAAHRSLPFGTRVRVTNTSNGRSVVVRINDRGPFARGRVIDLSTGAARVLGMIGSGIAPVRIEVLGR, encoded by the coding sequence ATGAATCAAAGACATTTGTGGACTATTGTCGCCCTCTCTGTAACTGTTTTGGGTACGCCCGCAGTCGGTCGGACTCAAACCACTAAAACCACAACACCAGCTGCTCAAATTCTAGCTAGTGATGTAGTCAAAGTAGGGGAGTTTCAATCAAGAGATGGGAAAACAACCTCGGATGATGTGATCACAAGCATTTATCCTCACAACATCGGAGGTCGTAAGGCGGCAACCCTATTTATTCGCAAGATTCCAGTTCTCACATTTTTGAGTTCTAAGCCAGTTGCCAGTGCAGAGACTAAAATCGGTGCAATTGGAGATGCCCAAGGAGAGGAGTTATACACTCTAAAAGCAGAAAACTCAGTGCAAGTGGCGAGTATTGGAGACTTAGCGGATTCCAAAAGCCAGAATCGTTCCTCAAGTGATGATCCAGTTAAGAGAGCTAGTTTAGTAGCAGCAAGAATCAATCAACTAATCAGAGATAACGTCAAAGCTGACCAGATTACTGTCAGTTGGAAGGGAGAAGATCCCTCAATTGCCTCTCAATCTCAAAATAAAAGTTCTTCTAGCCAACAATCAGACCGCTACACCATCAAAATCAACAACCAAGAGTTGGTGGAAATTAATGAAAATACACGGCTGGCAGACTCCACCAGTAATCTTGCTAATGATGCGTTGCAAGCCACAAATCGTCTCCGCAGACTTATAGGCAATGCTTCGCCCCTAACAGCAATTGCTAATTTACCAACAAGCTCACCCAAGCGTTCTCGAAATCCAATAGCAAACATACAGCAACAAATCGCTAGTACTATCAAACTCACGTTCCAAGGCATAGCCTCCTTCTACGGACATGAAGATGGGTTCGCAGGTAAACCCACAGCCACAGGTGAGAGATTTAATCCCAATGCGATGACAGCTGCACACCGTAGCTTACCTTTCGGTACTAGAGTTCGTGTTACGAATACCAGTAATGGTCGTTCTGTAGTAGTACGAATCAACGATAGGGGGCCATTTGCTCGTGGTCGAGTGATTGATCTATCTACAGGTGCAGCCAGAGTGCTAGGAATGATTGGCAGTGGTATTGCACCAGTAAGGATTGAAGTTCTAGGAAGATAA
- a CDS encoding bifunctional pantoate--beta-alanine ligase/(d)CMP kinase — protein sequence MRLLTTVAALRCFLTKRRLESQVTVSEEQILDGLSSWYQTDVGLVPTMGNLHQGHLSLIERARQENSTVIVSIFINPLQFGPNEDYGRYPRTLEQDRQLCEQAGVDAIFAPSPDEMGIPQKNIQESQVTQVIPPSVMISGLCGRSRLGHFQGVATIVTKLLNLVQPDRAYFGQKDGQQLAVIKRLVADLNLPVEIVACPTVREASGLACSSRNQYLTAQEKQQAAVLYRSLLQAEAAFKAGVRYSSRLLEVVQQELAKVSSVLVEYIELVEPTTLMPLDKIQEEGMLAIAARLGATRLIDNTILRDRQPIIAIDGPAGAGKSTVARQVATQLGLVYLDTGAMYRAVTWLVLQQGIAIDDECAIAELANKCKIELTPSQDLQSPVRVWINDTDVTQAIRTIEVTSQVSAIAAQAAVRQALVKQQQSLGKRGGLVAEGRDIGTHVFPEAEVKIFLTASVGERARRRQQDFKTQGQSEVSLEQLEKDIAERDWKDSTRKVSPLKKAEDAIELQTDGLSISDVASRIIDYYQQRLSQW from the coding sequence GTGCGCCTGTTAACAACAGTTGCAGCTTTACGCTGTTTTTTAACTAAACGTCGCTTGGAAAGTCAGGTTACAGTATCAGAAGAACAGATACTAGATGGCCTCAGTAGTTGGTATCAGACAGATGTTGGTCTGGTTCCCACAATGGGTAACTTGCATCAAGGACATTTAAGCTTGATTGAACGGGCGCGGCAAGAAAACTCCACTGTGATTGTCAGTATTTTTATCAATCCTCTGCAATTTGGCCCTAACGAGGATTATGGACGCTATCCCCGCACTCTAGAACAAGACCGACAATTGTGCGAACAAGCTGGAGTTGATGCAATTTTTGCACCTTCTCCGGACGAAATGGGAATACCGCAGAAAAATATACAAGAATCACAGGTTACACAAGTGATCCCTCCATCTGTTATGATATCTGGCTTGTGTGGTCGTTCTCGATTAGGTCACTTTCAGGGTGTAGCGACGATTGTAACCAAGCTTTTGAACTTGGTACAACCTGATCGAGCCTATTTTGGTCAAAAAGATGGTCAGCAGTTGGCAGTGATTAAACGGCTAGTTGCTGATTTGAATTTGCCTGTGGAAATTGTTGCTTGTCCTACTGTGCGAGAAGCATCGGGTTTGGCCTGTAGTTCTCGTAATCAGTACTTGACTGCTCAGGAAAAACAGCAGGCAGCAGTATTGTATCGCAGTTTGTTGCAAGCTGAGGCTGCATTTAAGGCTGGTGTTCGCTATAGCAGTAGGTTGCTAGAAGTGGTACAGCAGGAATTAGCTAAGGTTAGTAGTGTTTTAGTGGAATATATTGAATTGGTTGAACCGACTACGTTAATGCCGTTAGATAAAATTCAGGAGGAAGGAATGCTCGCGATCGCTGCTCGTCTTGGTGCTACACGTTTGATTGATAATACCATCTTGCGCGATCGCCAACCTATCATCGCTATTGATGGGCCTGCTGGTGCGGGAAAATCCACCGTCGCCCGTCAAGTGGCCACTCAACTAGGTCTAGTGTATTTAGATACAGGAGCTATGTACCGTGCTGTCACTTGGTTAGTACTACAACAGGGTATTGCCATTGACGATGAGTGTGCGATCGCTGAATTAGCCAACAAGTGCAAAATAGAATTAACTCCTAGCCAAGATTTACAATCTCCGGTGCGGGTGTGGATTAATGATACGGATGTTACCCAAGCTATTCGCACGATTGAGGTGACTTCTCAAGTATCGGCGATCGCCGCTCAAGCTGCTGTACGTCAAGCGCTAGTCAAACAACAGCAAAGCTTGGGTAAGCGTGGTGGATTAGTAGCTGAAGGTAGAGATATTGGTACTCATGTATTTCCTGAAGCAGAAGTGAAAATCTTTTTAACTGCGTCAGTAGGTGAACGCGCTCGTCGCCGCCAACAAGACTTTAAAACCCAAGGTCAATCTGAAGTAAGTTTAGAACAGCTAGAAAAAGATATCGCTGAACGCGATTGGAAAGATAGTACTCGTAAAGTTTCTCCCCTTAAAAAAGCAGAAGATGCCATAGAACTACAAACAGATGGACTAAGCATATCAGACGTTGCCTCAAGAATTATTGACTACTATCAACAACGCTTGTCCCAATGGTAA
- a CDS encoding superoxide dismutase yields the protein MAFVQEPLPYDFNALEPYGMKGETFEYHYGKHHKAYVDNLNKLVDGTELADKSLEEVIKTSFKDSSKAGIFNNSAQVWNHTFFWNSLKPSGGGAPTGELAAKINQDFGSFDKFKEEFSNAAATQFGSGWAWLIDDGGTLKVIKTPNAENPLAYGQKALLTLDVWEHAYYIDFKNARPAFIKNYLEQLVNWDFAAKNYAKA from the coding sequence ATGGCATTTGTACAGGAACCACTACCCTACGATTTTAATGCTCTAGAGCCGTATGGCATGAAAGGTGAGACTTTTGAGTATCACTATGGCAAACATCACAAAGCCTATGTAGATAACTTGAACAAGCTCGTCGATGGTACAGAACTAGCTGATAAATCTTTAGAAGAAGTCATCAAAACCTCCTTCAAAGATTCCTCCAAAGCAGGAATCTTTAATAACTCTGCTCAAGTATGGAACCATACCTTCTTCTGGAACTCTCTAAAACCTTCAGGTGGTGGCGCACCTACAGGTGAACTCGCAGCTAAGATTAATCAAGACTTTGGTAGCTTCGACAAGTTCAAAGAAGAATTTTCTAACGCGGCTGCTACTCAATTCGGTAGTGGTTGGGCTTGGCTGATTGATGATGGTGGTACACTCAAAGTCATCAAAACACCAAACGCCGAAAATCCCTTGGCTTATGGACAAAAAGCACTTTTGACTTTGGATGTGTGGGAACACGCCTATTACATCGACTTCAAAAACGCTCGTCCAGCATTTATCAAGAATTACTTAGAGCAATTAGTTAACTGGGACTTTGCGGCCAAAAATTACGCTAAAGCTTAA